The genome window TCTAGAAAGTATACGCACACAGCTAGTACAATAAAGCCAAATGCTTTCTTAAAGTCTCCCATCCATACACCAGCCTGAGGTAGCAGTGTCATTGTACTTGCAAATGTTCCGGCAAGCACAAGCAGCAACCCCATGCCAAGTGAAAAAGCAAAGAGCATCAAAAAGCCCGTGATTGGATTTTGTTGTGCAGCAAAGCCAAGTAAAACTGCTAGCGCTGGCGTTAGGCATGGTGAGGCTACCGTGCCGGCCAGCATGCCAAAAATGAAGGTGTGAAAAAGTGATTTGCCTGCATTAATTTGGCTGCGCTGTGTTAAAAATGATGGCAGATAAATGTCATAAAAACCAAACAGTGAAAATGCCAGATATAAAAAGAATGCAACCACGAGTGCGATAAACCAAGGATTGCCTAGCCATTGGCCAAAAATAATGGATGTGGTTGCTGCAATATAGCCAAGTGTTGCATACACCAAAGCGATGCCAAGAACGTATGAACAGGCCGCCAAAAAGTTACGTAGTACAGAGTTTTGCGCTTGTGATTGCAGGATACCAATGGTGATCGGAATCATTGGGTAAACACAGGGCGTAAAGCTAATGATCACACCCGCTAGAAATGCGAGTACTAAAATAAACCACGCGCTTGAATCTGTTGCAATAGCCTCCTTAAGCCAGCCGACAATATTAAGTCCTTCTATTTGAGTGTTGACTGCTTTTTCTTGTGCATACAACAATGAATTGCAAAACAGCGTTATGATTGGAAGAGCGAGAAATCGGCAGACTTTGCTCAAAAAAAATTTCATGGGACTTCCCTTTCGATTTTTTCGTGGACAACGTAATCTTAATGAGTTTAGTCATGCTAGAAAAAACTTTTGGTTTGATGCAAGATTTAGGTGGTTTGTCTGTGATTGCTTGCATCTGAGCACCATTTTTTATTAGATTTTCCAGAAACCATAGTCTATGTATAAAAAATGAAAGGATAGGTGGTTTTATGCATAAAATGATTTTTTACCTAGTATGTGTATGCGCATTTATTTTGTGTGGTTGGTATTTGTGGCGTAATGTGTCAGCAAGTCGGGGGCGTGGTCTTATTTTGAAAAGTAAAAATTTTATAAACAATGATCGTTTTGATAAAGTTCATACTTGTGATGGGCAAGATCTTTCGCCACACCTTGCCTGGCACGGAGCTCCAGCAAATACAAAGAGCTATGCACTTATTTGTTCAGACCCTGATGCACCTGCTGGTATTTGGGTGCACTGGATTTTGTACAATATTCCAGCAAATATTGGGGAGCTTGAGCAAGGTGTAAGTGGAGATCGTGTTTTAGAAAACGGAGCGTTGCAGGGTATTAACAGTTGGGGGCGTTTTGGTTATGGGGGTGCATGTCCACCAAAAGGTCACGGGCAACATCGTTACTACTTTTATTTGTACGCGCTGGATACCATGCTTAAGTTTGATGAAGATATGGTAGACAAAGATATGCTTGAGCGTGCAATGCAGCGCCATGTTTTGGCAACGGCACAAATCATGGGAACATACTCTCGAGAATAAAAAAAGCGCTGGGCTGACCAGCGCTTTTTTACTTTTTTTACTTGCCTTGTTGCTCTAGTAGCCCGTTGACAAGTTTTGTCAGTTCTTGAAGATTGTCACCTGGAAGCATAACTCTCTGATATTCTACAAGAGTGTGATTGTTTTCTGGCATGGCTTTTTTTGCGGCGTCGCTTAGTTGTTGGCGATTTCTGTCAAGCGTTTCGTCGTTGAGTTGGCCGATGAGCGCTACAAGATTGTCAGCAGTTATGCCATTTTTTGTACGAATTGCTTCTGGCATTTTTTGTATGTTTTTGTAATAAATTTTCGTAGGGGAATCACCTAGCTGGTCGAAATACCCATGAAGATGAAATTTGAGCGGAGCGTAGTCGAGTGCAATATTGATGGCATGGCGGTCCCCAAATTTAAGGGCAATTGGTAGCAGGGCCAGGTTATCCGCATGAGCTTTGGCAAACAACTCTAGTTGCGTATTAGATGTAGGTGTGTCTTGATCGAGCATGGTTAAAATTTCCTGATCAGATCGACTTTCAGCATGCTTTTGGCCTAAAAATCGTAAGTTCGTTACTTTGTCAAAACGTGTTCTGCAGACCAAGGCGAAGAACGCTGCTGGTTGGAGCTTGTCTTTGTTGCTGCGCAAGAATACATTCATGGTTTCAAGTGTTCCCATGCCAACGCGCTTCTCTTCATTAATTTTGTGAGCAACGTCTTGTATCGGAGAAAAATCAAAAGCATGTTCGGCAACCCATTGCAGTAGGCCGTCGGTATGATATTGAGTTTCAGTTGCGTATACCTGTTGCAAGGTGAGTGCGAGTGCAGAGCAAAATAGTACGTTGCGAAGTTGTTTGTTCATAGTAGGCCTTTCACTTTTTTACAAAATTATTTTTTGAGTTATTTGAAATTTATTGCAGAACTTGACTAATTTTATAGTAATTCAAAAAAACGTACAAACGTAAAATAAAAATTGAGCGTTGAAGGAGAGGGAGTGAGATTTTTAAGAAAAATAGTATGTGAGGGTGCGTTGCTGTGTATTTTTTTTGTTCCTCTAGGCTACGGTAATGAATCTCGCCAGGGTCAGATTCAGCAGCTGTACAAAAAAATAGGTGATGAATTACTTGAGATTCGCCGTCAACACGCACAAACACAGCCGCGAGTATACACGTTGCTTGATCACGTTGATAAAATGCATGCGCTGGCAAAAGAAGCGTGTTTGGAAAAAAAAGAGATGAAGCGTAGAGTCAAAGAGCTTGAGCACGATAATCATGTACTTCGTGTTGAACTTGAAGGTCTTAAGCGTGAATTGGACACAACTAAGTTAGCACTTGATCAGTCAAAAAGCATGTTGCTTGAGGCAAAAAAAAGTGTCAGCCAACAGTCTCGTTTGCTTGCCAAAAATACTATGCCCAGAAAAGAAAAAAAAACAGAAGATAAGGAGGTGAGGGCCTCTGTGCAGGTGCCTGTTGAGCAAGATGAGTTACTCAAAGCAATGAGTGAGGCAAAAACAAGTACACTTGAGGCGTTGCACAAAGAGCTTGAAAGTAAAGAAGAAGTTAGTCCAGAAGAAGTAAAAGCAATGCTGTCAAAATTTTAGCCGCAGTTCAAGCTCGGAGCCAATTTCTCCGCGTTGGTCTTTGACCACCTTGAGATGTAGATCATCAGTGAGTAAGTACTCAAGTTGTGCGCTAAAGTCTTCTTGAAGGTTAAGGTTTTTTTCAACCTGTGCACGAATTTGATCATTGAGTGTCACCGAGATTGAGCCCTTCAGACCCTTAGGCCCAGCTTTATTTGCAAGGTCGGGTGAGATTTGTACGTACTTAAGTGGTTTGGTAACTTTCTCAAATAATGTTTTTGCTTTCGGTTGAATGTCGGTTGTGTGCAGCAAAAGTGAATCAAGGTTTTGCAATAGCATTGTTGGTAGGTTTGTTTGCAGAGTCGCATTTTCAGAGCCAGCAACCAAGAGGCTTAAAATTTGTTCTTCGCTGAGTTCAGGTGTCGACTCAAGCAAAATGGTCTGATTTTGCAGTGAGCCGGTAACGTGAAGGTGAATGAGGTAGCGGTTAATGCGGTTGCGTGCACTTAAATCAATGAGCGGGTCGTTTATTTGATTTGCAAGAAACTGAATTTTACCGTGCTCAATGTACAATTTATTATGGAGAAATTTTAAAAAGCCCTTTTCCAGTTCAACCGAGCCAGACAACTTAGGCACATTAACTAGATCTTTGTGCGGTGTGTAATGTGCATGCAAATTAATGTTTGCGTAGCCGTCAAGCGTTGATGTTGTTGTTTTAATTGGTTTTTCGTTTGTGACCTTAATATCAAAGCCGACGGTATTAATGCCCAGTTTGTTTAAATCAAGAGGGTTGTCAGTCTTTGTATTGGCTGAAAAGAAGTTTTCTTTCAGGAGTGCTTTTTTAACGATTACGTACCCTGATAAATGAGGAAATGATTCTGGGAGTTTGTTGAGTAAGAGGTTGCCGTAGATAATTGCATACAGGTCTTTTTTTACATTGATGAACAAGTCATCAATTTGCAATGGTGCATGTATGATATCAAGCTCGTGCGCACGATCAAGATTAAATGTTGCGTGTGGGCACGTAACGGTTCCTTTGCAAAAACGCAGTACGCCATTGTTGATGGCAAGTTTTTTCTCATAAGGTGCAAGGTCAAAGCTGCATGAGCATCCTTCAATTAAATTTCTATTTTCTGGTATGTAGAGTGTTCCTTGAGCAAGTTCAAAGTTTCCGTGTAGATGTGCGAGATTATTTTGATCTACGCTAACCATAAATTGAGAATTTTTCCCCCGTAGAAAGCGTTTGGTATTGTAGTTTAGAAATGTGCGTAAAAAGCGGTATGAGATCAAGCCTTGCAAAATATTGCCTGGTTTGTTGTGTAGATTGACAAGCTTTTCGTTATTTTTTTTATAGATAACAGAAGTTAGTGCTGGGGTTGGTTTTCGCTTTCCTGTTACGGTATATGTGCCGCTAGCAGTTGCTCCATTGATGGTAAATGTTTGGGGGTCTGCGTTTAAGGAGCCAGAAAAGGGATATGTTTTTTGCGTTACATTATTACTCAGCGATACTTTGTATTCGCCTTGTATGTGGCCATTTGTATCATAGGTTGTGTGTAGAAATAGGTCGAGCGGGTTAATGCTAAGTTCATTGTTCATTTTGCCAGCATTGCATGAGAAAGGCCTAATTGTTGTGTGGTTTGTGCAGTGTATGTGGGCAAGGTTTTGGTTGTTATCCCAGGTTATGTGAGCGTGTAGGTTCGTGGTTGCAGCTTTTTCGTGTGTGTTTGATTGTGTTAGATCATGAATGTACGGGTGGCTATCAAGCGTGATATTTATGGGTTGGTAAGCTTGTCCATCAAGCGTGAGGTCTGAAAATGTTATATTCCCCGATGAGGTAATGGCATCATCACTTGTCGAGATGATTGTATTGATTTTGCAAAGACCATCAAGTGGTAGTGTTTTTTGTGTTTGATTATTTTTACTCAATGCGCTGGACAGGCCTGCTATATATCTGAGCGGAATTTTCCCTGTTGCGTGCAGTTGTTTGTTTGTAGCATCGTGCGAAAGTGTGAGGGATTGTTGGCGTCGATTTTTAAATATAAAGGTATGGATGCCATCTTTAAGGTTTGCGAGTAAGTAAAATTTTTCATTACAGGCGCATGTTGGAAGTGCAAACATTGTTTGCGCTGTAGCATACAAATATGGGCTTTGTTTTTTTTGGCTGAGTTTTATTGAGCCGGTGAGGTTGTCGGCTATTGTTGTTCCATCAAGTAAAACTGAGCCATCGCAAAGATTAAGTGAGCCGGACCATTCGATTGATTGCGACTTAAGCAGTGGTGCCTGTACGATTTTCAAGCATCCTTGCAATGCAGTATGAAGTCGCCCTT of Campylobacterota bacterium contains these proteins:
- a CDS encoding sulfite exporter TauE/SafE family protein, which produces MKFFLSKVCRFLALPIITLFCNSLLYAQEKAVNTQIEGLNIVGWLKEAIATDSSAWFILVLAFLAGVIISFTPCVYPMIPITIGILQSQAQNSVLRNFLAACSYVLGIALVYATLGYIAATTSIIFGQWLGNPWFIALVVAFFLYLAFSLFGFYDIYLPSFLTQRSQINAGKSLFHTFIFGMLAGTVASPCLTPALAVLLGFAAQQNPITGFLMLFAFSLGMGLLLVLAGTFASTMTLLPQAGVWMGDFKKAFGFIVLAVCVYFLDPLLDDQIITLLYAAVTASAGLYFLVMDRNKHWIKQGLGLLLAIAATALIWNSFV
- a CDS encoding YbhB/YbcL family Raf kinase inhibitor-like protein; the encoded protein is MIFYLVCVCAFILCGWYLWRNVSASRGRGLILKSKNFINNDRFDKVHTCDGQDLSPHLAWHGAPANTKSYALICSDPDAPAGIWVHWILYNIPANIGELEQGVSGDRVLENGALQGINSWGRFGYGGACPPKGHGQHRYYFYLYALDTMLKFDEDMVDKDMLERAMQRHVLATAQIMGTYSRE
- a CDS encoding translocation/assembly module TamB domain-containing protein, which encodes MITKYIYRIFCILTFGMLLSLWILQNNEHVQQRACQELVKLLEETFNIRIEKEYSRVNFFTCSVLIRKGHITSQEKKDFWWEYDECKVSFSPLVFVLQKKLGLHITLYNVRAQSSYQNGQSDLIDHMHEVLAPAPFFIDIEPHVITVNNFELDLNTAQGRLHTALQGCLKIVQAPLLKSQSIEWSGSLNLCDGSVLLDGTTIADNLTGSIKLSQKKQSPYLYATAQTMFALPTCACNEKFYLLANLKDGIHTFIFKNRRQQSLTLSHDATNKQLHATGKIPLRYIAGLSSALSKNNQTQKTLPLDGLCKINTIISTSDDAITSSGNITFSDLTLDGQAYQPINITLDSHPYIHDLTQSNTHEKAATTNLHAHITWDNNQNLAHIHCTNHTTIRPFSCNAGKMNNELSINPLDLFLHTTYDTNGHIQGEYKVSLSNNVTQKTYPFSGSLNADPQTFTINGATASGTYTVTGKRKPTPALTSVIYKKNNEKLVNLHNKPGNILQGLISYRFLRTFLNYNTKRFLRGKNSQFMVSVDQNNLAHLHGNFELAQGTLYIPENRNLIEGCSCSFDLAPYEKKLAINNGVLRFCKGTVTCPHATFNLDRAHELDIIHAPLQIDDLFINVKKDLYAIIYGNLLLNKLPESFPHLSGYVIVKKALLKENFFSANTKTDNPLDLNKLGINTVGFDIKVTNEKPIKTTTSTLDGYANINLHAHYTPHKDLVNVPKLSGSVELEKGFLKFLHNKLYIEHGKIQFLANQINDPLIDLSARNRINRYLIHLHVTGSLQNQTILLESTPELSEEQILSLLVAGSENATLQTNLPTMLLQNLDSLLLHTTDIQPKAKTLFEKVTKPLKYVQISPDLANKAGPKGLKGSISVTLNDQIRAQVEKNLNLQEDFSAQLEYLLTDDLHLKVVKDQRGEIGSELELRLKF